The Caenorhabditis elegans chromosome II genome has a segment encoding these proteins:
- the F58A6.5 gene encoding uncharacterized protein (Confirmed by transcript evidence), with amino-acid sequence MPEDADNGYERLEDITNAVKNEGTEVTHVLRDVIRNYSDLGHDLQEYYDKNLRKFPETVERTANDVYHFAQTFKEDVNWFGNLMMNMSPPEKSSGFNISKTFANATFLLIVASISSFIGSYITAPVFGIIFLNLGAILVITIVIPLIASYVYYNLRVRSLAEKRIASCAFIFVQSVLIGFINQDDWVESAPFTVFTQMIASFVYPMVLIHTDNRQKILGSVAGLSIFCHLFIGLIFSGINGPFLMMAVMYTVLAVALIQYSIAFRTQTDYDMMHLAMQYVFLVSGVKMFALMEFGTDT; translated from the exons ATGCCTGAAGATGCTGACAACGGATATGAACGACTTGAGGATATTACAAATGCAGTAAAGAACGAAGGAACAGAGGTCACTCATGTACTACGTGACGTCATCAGAAACTATTCGGATTTGGGACATGATTTGCAAGAATATTACGACAAAAATCTGAGAAAGTTTCCGGAAACTGTCGAGCGTACCGCAAATGACGTGTACCATTTCGCT caaactttCAAGGAAGATGTCAACTGGTTCGGAAACTTGATGATGAACATGTCTCCTCCAGAAAAATCGTCTGGGTTTAACATCTCGAAG ACTTTCGCAAACGCCACATTTCTTCTAATTGTTGCCTCCATCTCATCATTCATTGGTTCATATATCACTGCTCCAGTCTTTGGAATCATTTTCCTTAACCTTGGAGCAATTCTCGTCATCACTATTGTAATCCCTCTCATTGCCAGTTATGTGTATTACAACTTGAGAGTCCGATCATTGGCAGAAAAACGAATTGCAAGCTGtgcattcatttttgttcagTCAGTACTAATTGGGTTCATAAATCAGGATGATTGGGTTGAATCTGCTCCGTTTACAGTTTTTACACAAATG ATTGCATCATTTGTGTATCCAATGGTATTGATTCATACTGACAACAGACAGAAAATCCTTGGTTCTGTTGCtggattatcgattttttgtcatttgttCATCGGACTCATCTTTTCTGGAATCAATGGACCTTTTTTGATGATGGCTGTCATGTATACTGTTCTTGCCGTGGCTTTAATTCAATATTCTATTGCTTTTCGGACTCAGACTGACTATGATATGATGCACTTGGCTATGCAATACGTATTTCTCGTTTCTGGTGTCAAAATGTTTGCTCTCATGGAATTTGGAACTGATACATGA
- the srb-16 gene encoding Serpentine receptor class beta-16 (Confirmed by transcript evidence): MDRELIEICKENSATAFSVGYQIVYLIYVVLSVTSIFTCSYFIKTFIWNSTFHPNFKLLLTMYFFAAIFHSFLFTASYLMMIERFLDYQTDCDIHVSMVPYAIVHSSIACCLFCGMLTQVFMVIERLLATIKIESYEHNTSFWHILAYLFFCIVLPLSLLVWAYQDADYNSPVITAISPPKGVEIRLNILYIFCFFLAILALILLQVVRFVNKRRESRIEISLSGRFQIVENIDTTTFISSILIINMIMSVIYIVGTFTLRNFQFDAFINNQPALATVKTIFYLHPLFSFLMPLISSYHLSKMRERRVKRREHLMAIKTKGREGSDAYNQLLHDQWTQHFLK; encoded by the exons ATGGATCGagaattgattgaaatttgtaaagaa aacagcGCTACGGCTTTCTCAGTTGGATATCAAATTGTATATCTTATATATGTTGTCCTATCCGTTACCTCCATTTTTACATGTTCATACTTTATCAAAACATTCATTTGGAACTCTACGTTCCACCCAAACTTCAAG CTTCTTTTGACAATGTACTTTTTCGCTGCGATATTTCACTCATTCCTATTCACAGCTTCATATCTCATGATGATTGAACGATTTTTGGATTATCAAACAGATTGTGATATTCATGTTTCAATGGTCCCGTATGCTATTGTGCACAGCTCAATTGCATGTTGTTTATTTTGTGGAATGTTAACACAG GTATTCATGGTAATTGAACGATTATTGGCAActatcaaaattgaaagttaCGAGCACAACACTTCATTTTGGCATATTCTTGCTTACTTATTTTTC tGTATTGTATTACCCCTCTCTCTACTTGTTTGGGCTTACCAAGACGCTGATTATAACTCGCCAGTTATCACTGCAATCAGTCCGCCAAAAGGTGTGGAAATTAGA ctCAACATTCTCtacattttctgttttttcttggCTATTCTAGCACTTATTTTGCTTCAGGTTGTTCGATTTGTAAATAAACGGAGAGAGAGCAG AATAGAAATAAGTTTATCGGgaagatttcaaattgttgaaaacattGACACAACCACATTTATCTCatcaattttgataataaatatGATAATGTCTGTGATCTACATTGTGGGAACATTTACGCtcagaaactttcaatttgatGCTTTTATCAATAATCAGCCAGCATTGGCTACTGTCAAAACTATATTTTAT ctgcaCCCGTTGTTTTCCTTCCTAATGCCACTTATATCAAGTTATCATCTTTCAAAAATGCGTGAACGTCGAGTGAAACGAAGAGAACATTTAATGGCAATTAAAACAAAAGGAAGAGAAGGTTCTGATGCATATAATCAATTGCTTCATGATCAATGGACTCAACATTTTcttaagtga
- the srb-12 gene encoding Serpentine receptor class beta-12 (Confirmed by transcript evidence), with protein sequence MSEANLTECELAYQLTYHPFYMIAQFWSFFVSLLAMPSLIFFMVEKVFKLPFHGNLKFLLVSYFIGTFLFASIICFTFGYHFFVPFFVTSNCDLIINATLFKYGHMIALIFMTIPMILPTAFTVERFVALKMAHSYEHVRTLLGPVLVLVVIAIDSMFLYDIYGQEKFDKPFINFILVPATSALQFNSFLWYMLYLKITNFICNLILLFIHKILHQSSRYRRKNVSLSVKYEMQEISQSSRFTLIVTFTHLLFFGWYVSTILLIRTVGPDFFRGFINYTVMRGVYCATPTYNLVIVFIGFKALNHLNFKRNNKVQSTIQIKSTGQEGAENYDNAISNYWDSVYTMNKSKL encoded by the exons ATGTCGGAAGCAAACCTAACAGAATGTGAGTTGGCATATCAACTCACATATCATCCATTTTATATGATTGCTCAATTCTGgtcgttttttgtttcacttCTTGCGATGCcatcgttaattttttttatggtTGAAAAAGTATTCAAGCTTCCATTTCatggaaatttaaagtttttattagtATCATATTTCATTGGAACATTTCTTTTTGCATCAATTATATGTTTTACATTT GGCTATCACTTCTTCGTTCCCTTCTTTGTAACTTCAAATTGTGACTTAATTATTAATGCAACTTTATTTAAATACGGTCACATGATTGCTCTCATTTTTATGACAATTCCAATGATTCTACCGACTGCATTTACAGTTGAACGATTTGTAGCATTAAAAATGGCTCACAGCTATGAGCATGTACGAACTCTATTAGGTCCTGTTTTGGTTCTTGTTGTG ATAGCAATTGACAGTATGTTTTTGTACGATATTTATGGACAAGAGAAGTTTGACAAGCCGTTCATAAATTTTATCCTTGTTCCTGCAACTTCTGCTCTTCAATTCAACTCATTTTTATGGTATATgctgtatttgaaaattacaaacttCATATGCAAccttattcttctttttattcataaaatattaCATCAAAG ttCCAGGTACCGCCGCAAGAATGTATCATTATCAGTAAAATATGAAATGCAGGAAATATCCCAATCTTCAAGATTTACATTAATTGTCACATTCActcatttattattttttggctGGTATGTATCAACAATTCTCCTCATTCGAACTGTTGGCCCTGATTTCTTTCGTGGATTTATTAATTACACAGTCATGAGAGGTGTTTATTGTGCAACACCTACCTATAATTTAGTAATTGTATTTATTGGATTCAAAGCTTTGAatcatttgaatttcaaacggAACAACAAAGTTCAATCaacaattcaaattaaatCGACTGGTCAGGAAGGAGCTGAGAATTATGATAATgctatttcaaattattgggATTCGGTTTATACAATGAAtaaatcaaaactttaa
- the srb-12 gene encoding Serpentine receptor class beta-12 (Confirmed by transcript evidence), with protein MSEANLTECELAYQLTYHPFYMIAQFWSFFVSLLAMPSLIFFMVEKVFKLPFHGNLKFLLVSYFIGTFLFASIICFTFGYHFFVPFFVTSNCDLIINATLFKYGHMIALIFMTIPMILPTAFTVERFVALKMAHSYEHVRTLLGPVLVLVVIAIDSMFLYDIYGQEKFDKPFINFILVPATSALQFNSFLWYMLYLKITNFICNLILLFIHKILHQRYRRKNVSLSVKYEMQEISQSSRFTLIVTFTHLLFFGWYVSTILLIRTVGPDFFRGFINYTVMRGVYCATPTYNLVIVFIGFKALNHLNFKRNNKVQSTIQIKSTGQEGAENYDNAISNYWDSVYTMNKSKL; from the exons ATGTCGGAAGCAAACCTAACAGAATGTGAGTTGGCATATCAACTCACATATCATCCATTTTATATGATTGCTCAATTCTGgtcgttttttgtttcacttCTTGCGATGCcatcgttaattttttttatggtTGAAAAAGTATTCAAGCTTCCATTTCatggaaatttaaagtttttattagtATCATATTTCATTGGAACATTTCTTTTTGCATCAATTATATGTTTTACATTT GGCTATCACTTCTTCGTTCCCTTCTTTGTAACTTCAAATTGTGACTTAATTATTAATGCAACTTTATTTAAATACGGTCACATGATTGCTCTCATTTTTATGACAATTCCAATGATTCTACCGACTGCATTTACAGTTGAACGATTTGTAGCATTAAAAATGGCTCACAGCTATGAGCATGTACGAACTCTATTAGGTCCTGTTTTGGTTCTTGTTGTG ATAGCAATTGACAGTATGTTTTTGTACGATATTTATGGACAAGAGAAGTTTGACAAGCCGTTCATAAATTTTATCCTTGTTCCTGCAACTTCTGCTCTTCAATTCAACTCATTTTTATGGTATATgctgtatttgaaaattacaaacttCATATGCAAccttattcttctttttattcataaaatattaCATCAAAG GTACCGCCGCAAGAATGTATCATTATCAGTAAAATATGAAATGCAGGAAATATCCCAATCTTCAAGATTTACATTAATTGTCACATTCActcatttattattttttggctGGTATGTATCAACAATTCTCCTCATTCGAACTGTTGGCCCTGATTTCTTTCGTGGATTTATTAATTACACAGTCATGAGAGGTGTTTATTGTGCAACACCTACCTATAATTTAGTAATTGTATTTATTGGATTCAAAGCTTTGAatcatttgaatttcaaacggAACAACAAAGTTCAATCaacaattcaaattaaatCGACTGGTCAGGAAGGAGCTGAGAATTATGATAATgctatttcaaattattgggATTCGGTTTATACAATGAAtaaatcaaaactttaa
- the srb-13 gene encoding Serpentine receptor class beta-13 (Partially confirmed by transcript evidence) — MAGINQTKCDLGFQITFNTVYRFSQFYTFSVSSFAVPGLIYFMFKRLFQLYFHGNLKTLLIAYFISILLYAVMLCFAFGYQFFVPFFIKSNCDLIINKTLFKYIHTSVIFLLTTPMMFPLGFSIERFTAMAMASRYENIRTLIGPVLVIFLIIPNCIIFYFLFQHETYDDTFISFLMLPNTTAVNFNTYLWFLLYLNIGNLALNVLLLLVHRKFKRRLLLHKTSLSTRYAIEEISQSSKFTLIITFTHLLFFGCNTICSILVRVLGEPFFGSFINHSVARGVNCAVPTYNLVIVVVGFVSLSKLNSRRQQEVQTTVQLKTTGKEGARNYDNITANQWATITQIGF; from the exons ATGGCGGGAATTAATCAAACAAAATGCGATCTCGGCtttcaaataactttcaaCACAGTTTATcggttttctcaattttatacattttctgtttcaagttTTGCCGTTCCAGGATTGATTTATTTCATGTTTAAAAGACTAtttcaactttattttcatggaaatttgAAGACTCTTCTAATTGCCTATTTTATTAGTATTTTATTATATGCTGTCATGTTATGTTTCGCTTTT GGATACCAATTCTTTGTTCCTTTCTTCATCAAATCCAACTGTGATTTGATAATTAACAAAACTCTATTTAAATACATTCATACTtctgtaatatttttattgactACCCCAATGATGTTTCCATTGGGATTCTCCATAGAGAGGTTCACTGCAATGGCTATGGCTTCTCGatatgaaaatattcgaaCTTTGATTGGACCCGTTTTAGTTAtctttttg ATAATTCCCAATTGTATTATATTCTACTTTTTATTCCAACACGAAACCTATGATGATACATTCATATCATTCCTCATGCTTCCTAATACAACTGCAGTTAATTTCAATACTTATCTTTGGTTTCTGTTATATCTCAACATTGGAAATCTCGCATTAAACGTTTTACTTTTGTTGGTGCATCGGAAATTTAAAAGGAg GTTATTGCTTCATAAAACTTCATTGTCTACTCGGTACGCAATTGAGGAGATATCGCAATCTTCAAAGTTCACACTCATCATCACATTTACTCATTTGCTATTTTTCGGGTGCAACACAATCTGCAGTATTCTCGTTCGAGTACTAGGAGAACCATTTTTCGGCTCTTTCATCAATCATTCAGTCGCTAGAGGAGTCAATTGCGCGGTTCCAACCTATAATTTGGTTATTGTTGTTGTGGGATTTGTCTCCTTAAGTAAACTAAATTCGAGAAGGCAACAGGAGGTGCAGACAACTGTTCAATTGAAGACAACTGGAAAAGAAGGAGCAAGGAACTATGATAATATTACTGCTAATCAATGGGCTACAATTACTCAGATAGGATTCTAA
- the msp-45 gene encoding Major sperm protein 19/31/40/45/50/51/53/59/61/65/81/113/142 (Confirmed by transcript evidence): protein MAQSVPPGDIQTQPGTKIVFNAPYDDKHTYHIKVINSSARRIGYGIKTTNMKRLGVDPPCGVLDPKEAVLLAVSCDAFAFGQEDTNNDRITVEWTNTPDGAAKQFRREWFQGDGMVRRKNLPIEYNP, encoded by the coding sequence ATGGCCCAATCCGTCCCACCAGGAGACATCCAGACCCAGCCGGGTACGAAGATCGTCTTCAATGCACCATACGACGACAAGCACACGTATCACATCAAAGTGATTAACTCCTCGGCTCGCCGTATTGGATACGGTATCAAGACCACCAATATGAAGAGACTTGGAGTTGATCCACCATGTGGAGTTTTGGACCCAAAGGAGGCAGTTCTTCTGGCAGTTTCCTGTGATGCCTTTGCCTTCGGTCAGGAGGATACAAACAACGACCGTATCACCGTTGAGTGGACCAATACCCCGGATGGAGCTGCCAAGCAATTCCGCCGTGAATGGTTCCAAGGAGACGGTATGGTTCGTCGCAAGAACCTCCCAATTGAGTACAACCCATAA
- the F58A6.9 gene encoding MSP domain-containing protein (Confirmed by transcript evidence), whose protein sequence is MKRLGVDPPCGVLDPKEAVLLAVSCDAFAFGQEDTNNDRITVEWTNTPDGAAKQFRREWFQGDGMVRRKNLPIEYNP, encoded by the coding sequence ATGAAGAGACTTGGAGTTGATCCACCATGTGGAGTTTTGGACCCAAAGGAGGCAGTTCTTCTGGCAGTTTCGTGCGATGCCTTTGCCTTCGGTCAGGAGGATACAAACAACGACCGTATCACTGTTGAGTGGACCAACACCCCTGATGGTGCTGCTAAGCAATTCCGTCGGGAATGGTTCCAAGGAGATGGCATGGTCCGCCGTAAGAACCTCCCAATTGAGTACAACCCATAG
- the C27D6.11 gene encoding Protein kinase domain-containing protein (Confirmed by transcript evidence) translates to MVKEESTDVSENQEEPEELSPKTKAFAPTLEKEHKLKFDKILGSGSYSRVARATWGDKKLEVAAKVINITSTREKDDYIKKFLPREKEIVKLLKHDNICRLYEMISFPDHIIFVTEFCAGGDLLRKMKDIKTMNEDDAKFTFRQFIAALMHLQSYNIVHRDLKCENIFLDKHENVKLGDFGFSRILKPGEKSGTFCGSRAYVAPEILRGREYSGNAVDVWSTGVILYIMLVGSMPFDDRNPTKMIERQLAHKIKFPKLCTASVQSKALILEILQPHAPNRPTYKAICESEWLKSQPYYMKPDEHPKLPTPSTATTTPTGPQKPKDSKRQHA, encoded by the exons ATGGTAAAAGAAGAAAGCACTG ATGTGTCTGAAAATCAGGAAGAACCTGAAGAGTTGAGCCCGAAGACTAAGGCATTTGCGCCGACTCTTGAGAAGGAGCACAAGCTAAAATTTGATAAGATTCTCG GCAGCGGATCGTATTCTCGTGTGGCCCGTGCCACGTGGGGTGATAAGAAGCTTGAAGTGGCGGCGAAGGTAATAAACATCACTTCGACCCGTGAAAAAGATGACTACATCAAGAAGTTCTTGCCACGTGAGAAGGAGATTGTGAAGCTTCTGAAACATGACAACATCTGTCGCTTGTACGAAATGATATCCTTCCCCGATCATATCATTTTTGTCACCGAGTTTTGTGCTGGAGGAGACTTGCTTCGAAAAATGAAGGACATCAAAACAATGAATGAAGATGACGCGAAGTTCACTTTCCGTCAGTTCATCGCAGCGCTCATG CACCTCCAATCATACAACATTGTGCACCGTGACCTCAAGTGTGAAAACATCTTTCTTGACAAACACGAGAACGTCAAACTCGGAGATTTTGGCTTCTCTCGAATCCTGAAACCTGGAGAAAAGTCTGGAACATTCTGCGGATCTCGTGCGTATGTTGCCCCGGAGATTCTGCGCGGAAGAGAATATTCGGGAAATGCGGTTGATGTCTGGAGTACTGGAGTCATTTTGTACATTATGTTGGTTGGGTCCATGCCGTTTGATGACCGCAATCCGACAAAAATGATTGAGAGACAGTTGGCCCATAAGATTAA attcccaAAACTCTGTACTGCCTCCGTTCAATCCAAGGCTCTGATCCTCGAGATTCTCCAGCCTCATGCTCCAAATCGTCCAACCTACAAGGCAATTTGTGAATCGGAATGGCTGAAGAGTCAACCGTACTACATGAAACCGGATGAGCACCCGAAGCTTCCGACTCCTTCCACAGCCACCACCACACCAACTGGACCACAGAAGCCGAAGGATAGCAAGAGACAACATGCATAA
- the srb-5 gene encoding Serpentine receptor class beta-5 (Partially confirmed by transcript evidence), with protein MAEINQTKCDLAFQISYHPIYRLAQFWTLSVSLLAVPSLLYFLLKRVLLLPFHGNLKCLLITYFSSIFLYALVLCFDFSYQCLIPFIVTTKCSLIIDQTLYKCGHMTSLFFLTTPMLLPFGFSIERFVAVGMAYKYEKMRTLLGPILCFILVAPNFVVFYFLFRDEQFTDSFISFLVLPNTPAVQFNNYLWFLLYAKIGNFCCNCVLLIFHKRFKNTYLKKKTSLSVRYALEEISNSSKFTLILTFTHLVFFGAYTIGSILVRTLGESFFGNFLNFYVARGVNCAVPTYNLLIAFVGLISLRQLNSRRHAKILTKVLIRVTGQEGARNYDDIIMQQWNTVSNRTR; from the exons atggcgGAGATTAATCAAACAAAATGTGATTTGGCTTTTCAAATATCTTATCATCCGATTTATCGTTTAGCACAGTTTTGGACACTTTCTGTTTCATTATTAGCCGTTCCTtctttgttgtattttttgttaaaacggGTATTATTGCTCCCATTTCATGGAAATCTGAAATGCTTATTaattacatatttttcaagcatttttctaTACGCTTTGGTTTTATGCTTtgatttt AGCTATCAGTGTTTGATTCCATTCATTGTCACAACAAAATGCAGCTTGATTATTGACCAAACTCTGTACAAATGCGGTCACATGACGTCATTATTCTTTTTGACAACACCTATGTTACTTCCTTTTGGCTTTTCGATTGAAAGATTTGTAGCAGTTGGAATGGCTTATAAATATGAGAAAATGAGAACACTATTGGGGCCTATTCTGTGCTTTATTCTT GTTGCTCCAAACTTTGtcgtattttattttttgtttcgagaTGAACAATTCACGGATTCTTTCATCTCGTTTTTAGTTCTCCCAAATACACCAGCGGTTCAATTTAATAACTATCTTTGGTTCTTGctttatgcaaaaattggaaatttttgttgcaattgtGTGCTCTTGATATTTCacaaaagatttaaaaatac atacttgaaaaagaaaacttcatTATCAGTTAGATATGCATTGGAAGAAATATCAAATTCATCGAAATTCACATTAATTCTCACATTCACCCATCTTGTTTTCTTTGGAGCATACACTATTGGAAGTATTCTAGTTCGAACTCTTGGTGAATCTTTTTTCGGAaactttctcaatttctatGTTGCAAGAGGTGTAAATTGTGCAGTTCCGACATATAATTTATTGATCGCTTTTGTTGGATTAATATCTCTTCGACAGTTGAATTCAAGAAGACATGCAAAAATCTTgacaaaagttttaataagagTGACAGGGCAGGAAGGTGCTAGGAATTATGATGATATTATTATGCAGCAGTGGAATACTGTCTCCAACAGAACTcgttaa
- the srb-3 gene encoding Serpentine receptor class beta-3 (Partially confirmed by transcript evidence) codes for MLETNDSVCELAYQLAYHPVYRSSQFWSMLVSSLSIPALIYFITRKIFFLHFHGNLKCLLIVYFICNLLFSMALCFAFFYQFLIPFFVTSKCQLLINTTLFKWGQICSFLLLTSSMLLPIGFSIERFVALGNAQKYESSRTFLGPVIIFIIIAVDFSIIFSVYKNEPFTEGFYSFILVPSTTASQINMYFFVLLFVKIFNLLLNCILLRIHKKIRIKYYSLSVRYEMEEILQSSKFTFIIRFTHLLFFGFYVVVILFVRIMGESFFNGTLNYSVARGVFCTVPTYNLIIVIIGIKSLRHLNLQRLNKVQSTVQIKSTGKEGSKNYEDIITNYWDSVSSRTP; via the exons ATGCTAGAAACAAATGATTCCGTATGTGAACTTGCCTATCAACTCGCCTATCACCCAGTTTATCGAAGTTCTCAATTTTGGTCAATGCTTGTGTCATCGCTTTCTATACCAgcgttaatttattttatcacgagaaaaatattttttcttcatttccatGGGAACTTGAAGTGTTTGctaattgtttattttatatGTAATCTGTTATTTTCCATGGCATTGTGTTTTGCAttc ttttaccaATTTCTTATTCCATTCTTTGTAACTTCCAAGTGCCAGTTATTAATCAACACTACATTATTCAAATGGGGTCagatttgctcatttttactATTAACTAGTTCAATGCTTCTCCCTATTGGATTCTCAATAGAACGATTTGTTGCATTGGGAAATGCACAAAAGTATGAAAGTTCTCGAACGTTTCTTGGACCTGTTATTATATTTATAATT attgcagTTGacttttccattattttttccgTCTACAAAAATGAGCCTTTTACTGAGggtttttattcatttattctAGTTCCATCGACTACGGCAAGTCAAATCAATATGtatttctttgttttgttatttgtgaaaatattcaaCTTACTTCTTAATTGTATATTATTAAGAATTCATAAGAAGATCAGAATCAAATATTATTCATTATCAGTTCGCTACGAAATGGAAGAAATTCTACAATCGTCCAAGTTTACTTTTATAATTAGGTTTACtcatttactattttttggattctACGTTGTAGTAATACTCTTTGTGAGAATAATGGGggaatcatttttcaatggaaCTTTAAACTATTCAGTTGCACGTGGAGTATTCTGCACTGTTCCTACTTATAATTTAATTATAGTTATTATTGGTATCAAATCACTACGACACTTAAATTTGCAACGACTCAACAAAGTTCAATCAACAGTTCAGATCAAATCAACAGGGAAAGAAGGATCAAAGAATTATGAAGATATAATTACTAATTATTGGGATTCTGTGTCAAGTAGAACTCCATAA
- the srb-1 gene encoding Serpentine receptor class beta-1 (Partially confirmed by transcript evidence), whose product MNIENKCDLAFEVTYHPLYRAAQFWTFIFSTLAVPALFIFLLKQIFPLPFHGNIKFMLISYFLSAFLFAVVLALTFGYHILVPLFITSKCDLIIQPYLFKVGQLSLTLFITLQMIMPFGFSIERIIALRMAKSYENVRTVLGPLLIFVLIGIDLILLFTVFRDESFNDSFISFILIPATTAQTFNSYCWILLYAELGNLLCNCIILLVHSKFKTKFLHQQRSLSVRYELEEISQTSKFTLIVSFTHILFIGWYLGVTIFIRTVGETFFGSYINYTVARGVYISVPTYNLTIVFVGIKALSFMNLKRQNNVQSKVQIKSTGSEGARNYENAIASYWNSVSKA is encoded by the exons atgaatatcGAAAACAAATGTGATTTGGCCTTCGAAGTCACCTATCATCCATTATATCGGGCTGCTCAATTCTggacttttattttttcaactctaGCAGTTCCtgcactttttatttttctattgaagCAAATTTTTCCACTTCCATTTCATgggaatataaaatttatgttaatttcttattttttgtccGCTTTTTTGTTCGCAGTTGTTCTGGCTCTAACGTTT ggCTATCACATACTGGTTCCACTATTCATCACCTCAAAATGTGATTTAATAATTCAGCCATATTTATTTAAAGTTGGTCAATTATCCTTAACTTTGTTTATTACTCTTCAAATGATAATGCCGTTtggattttcaattgaaagaaTAATTGCGTTACGCATGGctaaaagttatgaaaatgttCGTACAGTATTAGGAccacttttgatttttgtattg ATTGGAATTGATCTGATATTACTTTTTACGGTTTTTCGAGACGAAAGTTTTAATGATAGTTTCATTTCATTTATTCTCATTCCTGCAACTACTGCACAGACGTTTAATAGTTATTGCTGGATTCTTCTATATGCGGAACTTGGAAATTTACTTTGTAATTGCATAATTCTTCTGGTTCACagcaaattcaaaacaaa aTTTCTCCATCAACAACGATCTTTGTCTGTACGATATGAACTAGAAGAAATATcccaaacttcaaaattcacGCTTATTGTTAGTTTCACACATATTCTATTTATTGGATGGTATCTTGGTGTAACAATTTTCATAAGAACTGTtggggaaacattttttggtagttATATCAACTACACAGTGGCCAGAGGTGTTTACATCAGTGTACCAACATATAATCTAACTATAGTTTTTGTTGGAATCAAGGCATTAAGTTTTATGAATCTGAAAAGGCAAAATAATGTTCAAAGTAAAGTTCAAATCAAATCGACAGGATCAGAAGGAGCtcgaaattatgaaaatgcaATCGCAAGTTATTGGAATTCTGTGTCGAAAGCTTAG